The following coding sequences are from one Nicotiana tomentosiformis chromosome 3, ASM39032v3, whole genome shotgun sequence window:
- the LOC104092589 gene encoding uncharacterized protein yields MSLGAAEEESSQEIQLPADIDWKMLDKSKFFFLGAALFSGVSAALYPVVVLKTRQQVAQAHLSCFKTAFSVVKYEGIRGLYRGFGTSLMGTIPARALYMAALEVTKSNVGAATVRLGVPEPTATALASAAAGLSAAVAAQLVWTPVDVVSQRLMVQGGSCKYLNGVDAFRRILKTDGPKGLYRGFGFSILTYAPSNALWWASYSITQRLVWSGYGCYFCKSGEAKTEDEIKILKPDSKTVMAVQGVSAAMAGGISALITTPLDTIKTRLQVLDGDENGRRGPTVAQTVRNLVREGGWMACYRGLGPRWASMSMSATTMITTYEFLKRLSTKSQESWAS; encoded by the coding sequence ATGAGTTTAGGTGCAGCGGAGGAGGAATCGTCTCAGGAAATCCAGTTACCGGCGGATATAGACTGGAAAATGCTGGACAAATCCAAGTTTTTCTTCCTCGGCGCCGCCTTATTTTCAGGTGTTTCAGCTGCTCTTTACCCTGTTGTGGTGTTAAAGACTCGGCAACAGGTAGCGCAAGCTCATCTTTCTTGCTTTAAAACAGCTTTCTCTGTAGTTAAGTACGAAGGGATTCGCGGATTGTATCGCGGGTTTGGTACTTCGTTGATGGGTACAATCCCAGCCAGAGCACTTTATATGGCTGCACTCGAGGTTACAAAGAGTAACGTCGGTGCAGCCACAGTTAGGCTCGGAGTTCCCGAGCCTACTGCGACCGCCCTAGCTAGCGCTGCAGCTGGGCTGAGCGCTGCCGTGGCAGCCCAATTGGTATGGACTCCGGTAGATGTAGTGAGCCAGCGGCTCATGGTGCAAGGTGGTTCGTGTAAATATCTCAATGGGGTCGATGCGTTTCGTAGAATCCTTAAAACAGATGGGCCTAAGGGACTCTACAGAGGTTTTGGGTTTTCGATTTTGACCTATGCACCATCCAATGCGCTTTGGTGGGCATCTTACTCCATTACTCAGCGGCTCGTCTGGAGTGGTTATGGATGTTACTTCTGCAAGAGTGGTGAGGCAAAAACTGAGGATGAAATTAAGATTTTGAAACCCGACTCGAAGACTGTTATGGCGGTTCAGGGAGTGAGTGCAGCCATGGCAGGCGGCATTTCAGCTCTGATTACAACACCATTAGACACAATCAAGACGAGATTGCAGGTCCTAGATGGCGATGAAAATGGGCGGAGAGGGCCAACGGTGGCCCAAACAGTAAGGAATTTAGTAAGGGAAGGTGGGTGGATGGCTTGTTACAGAGGATTAGGTCCTCGATGGGCTTCAATGTCTATGTCCGCAACCACTATGATAACTACTTACGAATTCCTCAAACGCCTCTCCACAAAGAGTCAAGAAAGCTGGGCGTCGTGA